A window from Mangifera indica cultivar Alphonso chromosome 2, CATAS_Mindica_2.1, whole genome shotgun sequence encodes these proteins:
- the LOC123208705 gene encoding probable serine/threonine-protein kinase PBL21, whose product MDAGCGLDFSYPYQPSGYCIAPQRKIIQWDSISTLHCCRNALIVFSLALAQRSCNQTDASIFLEQNQWNNCGGPFRNQPQVSLHYCGFDKFYNGNTTCSTFSVSAVQQRSEFQDVLDSCSLLNSSFDACGNCSQAIKTLRDAMMESKDHQHDADAKASCGLAAVISIAASKWNDSSFIGKLYGCFESLDDLDPGYLKLKNSMVKVIIAILTASITVMIVLALIKYVVKSKRKGKRKLKPSKEITTTWPGLYRFSKAEIDAAIGYYPEKRYLGRGSAGQVYKGILPSGQVVAIKHINHSNTTNSFTREVEGLSRVRHPNLVCLFGVCVEGGEQYLVYEYCSSGNLAQHLLRKDSVLTWEIRVKILRYCALALRYLHRHMDGCIVHRDIKLTNILLTEDMEPKLSDFGLAKMLGIEETKVFTDVRGTIGYMDPEYMSNAKLTCASDIYSFGIVALQLLSGQKVIELDLDAREQLTRKARDVNLGKRPLSDLEDPRLNGKINKADFESILQIAVLCVAKSSKGRPTIDDVFDEIDKAWKNTMAEMSSNKEISSPAAPPSRSSLDVVSV is encoded by the exons atggATGCAGGTTGTGGCTTAGACTTCAGTTATCCTTATCAACCATCTGGCTACTGCATTGCTCCCCAAAGGAAAATAATCCAATGGGACAGCATCTCCACACTTCATTGCTGTAGAAATGCCCTCATTGTGTTCTCCTTGGCTTTAGCTCAACGATCATGTAACCAAACCGACGCCAGTATTTTTCTTGAGCAAAATCAGTGGAACAACTGCGGTGGCCCTTTTCGAAATCAACCACAGGTGTCCCTGCATTATTGTGgctttgataaattttacaATGGCAATACCACATGCTCAACGTTCTCTGTTTCAGCAGTTCAACAGAGGAGTGAGTTTCAGGATGTTTTGGATTCGTGTTCTCTTTTAAACTCTTCGTTTGATGCATGTGGAAACTGCTCACAAGCAATAAAAACACTAAGGGATGCTATGATGGAATCCAAGGATCATCAGCATGATGCTGATGCCAAAGCTTCGTGTGGATTAGCAGCTGTTATTTCCATTGCAGCCTCTAAGTGGAATGATTCCTCTTTTATTGGCAAATTATATGGCTGTTTTGAGTCTTTAGATGACCTTG ATCCTGGTTACCTCAAGCTCAAAA ATTCTATGGTGAAAGTGATAATTGCGATCCTCACAGCGTCAATCACAGTGATGATCGTCCTTGCACTGATAAAATATGTGGTTAAGAGCAAGCGAAAGGGCAAGCGCAAACTTAAGCCTAGCAAAGAGATCACCACTACATGGCCAGGTCTCTACAGATTTTCGAAAGCTGAGATTGACGCTGCCATCGGCTATTACCCAGAAAAAAGGTACCTGGGAAGAGGCAGTGCCGGCCAAGTTTACAAAGGCATTTTGCCAAGCGGACAAGTCGTGGCCATCAAGCATATCAATCATAGCAATACCACTAACTCCTTCACAAGAGAAGTTGAAGGTCTTTCAAGAGTACGGCACCCAAACCTTGTTTGCCTCTTCGGTGTCTGCGTCGAAGGAGGCGAGCAGTATCTTGTGTATGAATATTGTTCATCTGGGAATCTTGCTCAGCATCtactaa GAAAAGACTCTGTTTTAACATGGGAAATAAGAGTTAAAATCCTGAGATATTGCGCACTTGCACTCAGGTATCTCCACCGTCATATGGATGGCTGCATTGTCCATAGAGATATCAAG CTTACGAACATCCTTTTGACTGAAGACATGGAACCGAAGCTATCCGATTTCGGACTAGCCAAGATGCTAGGCATAGAAGAGACCAAAGTATTTACAGATGTTAGAGGAACAATAGGGTACATGGATCCAGAATACATGAGCAATGCAAAACTAACATGTGCCAGTGACATTTATAGTTTTGGCATTGTTGCTCTCCAACTTTTATCAGGACAGAAGGTCATTGAGTTGGATCTAGATGCAAGAGAGCAGCTCACAAGAAAG GCAAGAGATGTAAACTTGGGAAAGCGCCCACTTTCAGATCTTGAAGATCCACGACTGAATGGAAAAATCAACAAGGCAGACTTTGAGTCCATCTTACAAATTGCTGTACTGTGTGTTGCCAAATCAAGCAAAGGCCGGCCAACTATTGACGATGTTTTTGATGAGATTGACAAGGCTTGGAAGAACACAATGGCTGAAATg AGTTCAAATAAGGAAATCAGTTCACCAGCGGCACCCCCGTCTAGATCATCCTTGGATGTGGTTTCAGTCTGA
- the LOC123209056 gene encoding violaxanthin de-epoxidase, chloroplastic, protein MAFATHSICFPYKESISEPCGRSGLTIKERFLKKRVVYFCGEAVVKIRSGNRKSIYSKFIRSYTYDLSSRCSYLLTGRRERVSSKSSTNTRTTEAKEAFEFMVQALSNTLNEWSQLQLMKVASVFACMFLLIPSASAVDALKTCTCLLRECRLELAKCIANPSCAADIACLQTCNNRPDETECQIKCGDLFENSVVDEFNECAVSRKKCVPKKSDVGEFPVPDPSVLVKNFNMADFTGKWFISSGLNPSFDTFDCQLHEFHTESNKLVGNLSWRIRTPDGGFITRSTMQRFFQDPVHPGILFNHDNEYLHYQDDWYILSSKIENSPDDYAFVYYRGSNDAWDGYGGAVVYTRSSVLPETIVPELEKAAKSVGRDFNKFIKTNNTCGPEPPLVERLEKTVEEGEKAIIREVEEIEGQVEKVGKAEMTLFQRLAEGFKVLQQDEENFLRELNKEEKDLLNQLEMEANQVEKLFGRSLPIRKLR, encoded by the exons ATGGCATTTGCTACACATTCCATCTGTTTTCCCTATAAAGAAAGCATCAGTGAGCCATGTGGCAGATCTGGACTTACTATTAAAGAAAGATTTCTAAAGAAGAGGGTGGTCTATTTTTGTGGCGAAGCTGTGGTGAAAATTAGGTCTGGTAACAGAAAGTCGATATACTCCAAGTTTATAAGGTCTTATACCTATGACCTCAGCTCAAGATGTTCATATCTGCTCACAGGCAGAAGAGAGAGAGTTTCTTCAAAGTCAAGTACTAATACAAGAACAACTGAG GCAAAAGAGGCATTTGAATTTATGGTACAAGCTCTGTCAAATACTCTGAATGAATGGAGCCAGTTACAATTGATGAAAGTTGCCAGTGTATTTGCGTGCATGTTTTTGCTCATTCCATCAGCTAGCGCTGTTGATGCTCTCAAAACATGTACTTGCTTATTGAGGGAGTGCAG GCTGGAACTTGCTAAGTGCATTGCTAACCCATCATGTGCTGCTGATATTGCTTGCCTACAGACCTGCAACAATAGGCCTGATGAGACAGAATGCCAG ATTAAATGTGGGGACCTGTTTGAAAATAGTGTTGTTGATGAATTCAATGAGTGTGCTGTCTCAAGAAAGAAGTGTGTTCCTAAGAAATCTGATGTAGGAGAATTTCCTGTGCCTGACCCTTCTGttcttgttaaaaattttaacatggcAGATTTCACTGGGAAGTGGTTTATTTCTAGCGGCTTAAATCCCTCCTTTGATACTTTTGACTGCCAATTGCATGAATTCCACACAGAATCCAATAAACTGGTTggaaatctatcttggagaataCGAACCCCAGATGGTGGTTTTATCACTCGATCAACTATGCAGAGATTTTTTCAAGATCCAGTTCATCCTGGGATACTCTTTAATCATGATAATGAATATCTTCACTATCAAGATGACTG GTATATATTGTCTTCCAAGATTGAGAATAGTCCAGATGACTATGCATTTGTGTACTATCGAGGCAGCAATGATGCATGGGACGGATATGGTGGTGCTGTAGTCTACACGAGAAGTTCAGTTTTGCCTGAAACCATTGTTCCTGAACTTGAAAAGGCGGCCAAAAGTGTAGGACGAGACTTTAACAAGTTTATCAAAACCAACAACACTTGTGGACCAGAGCCTCCCCTAGTGGAAAGACTGGAAAAAACAGTGGAAGAAGGGGAGAAAGCCATCATAAGAGAGGTCGAAGAGATAGAAGGTCAGGTAGAGAAGGTTGGGAAAGCTGAAATGACTTTGTTCCAGAGGTTAGCAGAAGGGTTCAAAGTGCTTCAACAAGATGAGGAAAACTTCTTAAGAGAACTAAATAAAGAAGAGAAGGATCTACTGAACCAGCTAGAAATGGAAGCAAACCAGGTAGAAAAACTCTTTGGACGCTCATTGCCTATTAGGAAGCTAAGATAG
- the LOC123209057 gene encoding syntaxin-related protein KNOLLE-like, whose product MNDLMTKSFTSYVDLKKEAMKDLEAGPYYDVEMTSSANTMDQNLNLFLEEAENVKKEMGEIQEILDRLQEANEQSKSLHKPEALKSLRNEINKNIVTVLKRARTIRSHLEDMDCANAANKRLSGCKEGTPIYRTRIAVTNGLRKKLKELMMDFQGLRQKMMAEYKETVGRRYFTVTGEYLNEDDIEKIISDGGNGGEEFLTRAIQEHGRGKVLETVVEIQDRHDAAKEIEKSLLELHQIFLDMAVMVEAQGEQMDDIQHHVMNASDYVKDGTKELKTAKNYQKSSRKLMCAGLILLLLIILLAIIPVATSFSSS is encoded by the coding sequence ATGAATGATCTAATGACAAAGTCTTTCACGAGCTATGTTGACCTCAAGAAGGAGGCCATGAAAGATCTCGAAGCTGGTCCTTATTATGATGTCGAAATGACATCCTCAGCAAACACTATGGACCAGAACCTCAATCTTTTCCTAGAAGAAGCTGAGAATGTGAAGAAGGAAATGGGGGAAATCCAGGAAATATTGGACAGACTCCAAGAGGCCAATGAGCAAAGCAAGTCCTTGCACAAACCTGAGGCTCTCAAGTCTTTGCGCAATGAgatcaacaaaaatattgtcACAGTGCTCAAAAGGGCCAGAACAATTAGGTCTCATCTTGAAGACATGGACTGTGCCAATGCTGCTAACAAGCGCCTCTCAGGCTGCAAAGAAGGAACCCCGATTTACAGGACTAGGATTGCAGTTACTAATGGCCTAAGGAAGAAGTTAAAGGAGTTAATGATGGACTTTCAAGGGCTGAGGCAGAAAATGATGGCTGAATACAAAGAAACAGTTGGGAGAAGGTATTTTACTGTGACTGGAGAGTACCTAAATGAGGATGATATAGAGAAGATCATTTCTGATGGTGGTAATGGGGGTGAGGAGTTTTTGACACGTGCAATACAAGAGCACGGGAGGGGTAAAGTTTTGGAGACTGTGGTGGAGATTCAAGACAGGCATGATGCGGCAAAAGAGATTGAGAAGAGTTTGTTGGAGCTGCACCAGATCTTCTTGGACATGGCTGTAATGGTGGAGGCACAGGGTGAGCAGATGGATGATATTCAGCACCATGTGATGAATGCTTCAGATTATGTCAAGGATGGTACCAAAGAGCTCAAGACTGCAAAGAACTACCAGAAGAGCAGCAGAAAGTTGATGTGTGCGGGTTTGATTCTTCTGTTGTTGATCATTCTATTGGCTATCATCCCTGTTGCCACCAGCTTTAGCAGTTCTTGA
- the LOC123209445 gene encoding aquaporin SIP1-2-like has protein sequence MGPIKASAGDFLLTFMWVFCASTFGILTTEIATLLGVQNLAWPSMLIVTFIVFVFVFIFSYIGGLLGGASFNPTGTAAFYSAGVGGDSLLSMALRFPAQAAGAVGGAMAILEVIPPKYKHRLGGPSLKVDMHTGAIAEGLLTFLITFAVLVIILKGPRNSIVKTWLIAVATVVLVMSGSTYTGPAMNPANAFGWAYINKRHDTWEQFYVYWICPFIGAIAAAWVFRFVFPLPSPPSSKKQKKN, from the exons ATGGGTCCGATCAAGGCCTCTGCGGGCGATTTCCTGTTGACTTTCATGTGGGTGTTTTGTGCTTCGACGTTTGGTATTTTGACCACCGAGATAGCGACTCTTTTGGGTGTGCAAAACCTCGCTTGGCCCTCCATGTTAATCGTGACCTTCATTGTCTTTGTTTTCGTTTTCATTTTTAGTTATATTGGTGGTTTGCTTGGTGGGGCTAGCTTTAATCCCACTGGTACCGCCGCCTTTTACTCTGCCGGTGTCGGCGGTGATTCTCTGCTCTCTATGGCTCTCCGCTTCCCTGCccag GCTGCCGGTGCTGTGGGTGGTGCAATGGCAATCCTGGAGGTGATCCCACCAAAGTACAAGCACAGGCTTGGAGGGCCTTCTTTGAAAGTTGATATGCATACTGGAGCCATTGCTGAGGGGCTGTTGACTTTTCTAATTACGTTTGCTGTGCTTGTAATTATTCTCAAGGGTCCTCGTAACAGTATTGTGAAGACATGGTTGATTGCTGTGGCAACTGTTGTGTTGGTCATGTCAGGTTCTACCTACACTGGGCCTGCCATGAATCCTGCCAAT GCTTTTGGCTGGGCATACATAAACAAACGGCATGACACATGGGAGCAGTTTTATGTATACTGGATTTGTCCATTCATTGGAGCAATAGCCGCGGCATGGGTGTTCCGTTTCGTCTTCCCTCTACCATCTCCGCCATCTtcaaagaaacagaaaaaaaattaa